In one Nicotiana sylvestris chromosome 8, ASM39365v2, whole genome shotgun sequence genomic region, the following are encoded:
- the LOC104216414 gene encoding RNA polymerase II transcriptional coactivator KELP, protein MDSETSNKIEETVLEILKSCNLDEVTELKIRKMASEKLGLELSDPIRKAFVRQVVEKFLAEEQAKAEANEEEEEEEEEEEDDKKKSSGAGDKEYDDDGDLIVCRLSHKRRVTITEFRGKTLVSIREYYNKDGKELPTSKGISLTAEQWATFNKNIPAVEKAIKKMESRC, encoded by the exons ATGGATTCAGAAACTTCGAACAAAATCGAAGAAACAGTACTGGAAATCCTGAAATCCTGTAACCTGGACGAAGTTACGGAGCTCAAAATCCGAAAAATGGCCTCCGAAAAACTAGGGCTTGAACTATCCGACCCGATCCGAAAGGCATTTGTACGGCAAGTCGTGGAGAAGTTCCTCGCCGAAGAACAAGCTAAAGCGGAGgcaaatgaggaagaagaagaagaggaggaggaggaagaggacgATAAAAAGAAAAGCAGTGGCGCCGGTGATAAAGAGTACGATGACGACGGCGATCTCATCGTTTGCCGA TTGTCACATAAGAGAAGAGTGACAATTACTGAGTTTAGGGGAAAAACTCTGGTGTCGATAAGAGAGTACTACAACAAAGATGGCAAGGAGTTACCTACTTCTAAAG GCATAAGCTTGACAGCTGAGCAATGGGCAACATTCAACAAGAATATTCCTGCAGTTGAGAAAGCTATCAAGAAAATGGAGTCAAGGTGTTAG
- the LOC104216416 gene encoding uncharacterized protein At3g28850: protein MGCASSKRIEATVDVYRPPPTSFAVFDINSIEEPWLKAGNNKVEDEEEQEEKQLAIIPQPILAKFNANIDENPRSWDEVSKALEDIKPTLQNPPPLKSPKKPLLALPAPPPPPAAEDGGASPKRRLPRKSFSFHTLEELESNISSKGSKKPNELKKTESMPTYEEYKKLQKFGNKTVKNESQIVVHTGNVQQKIESEGYKPVKENIFLLRDKMEREKEGKVPTFIKFDPLSDYPEKCPPHGEDSLVVYTTSLGGVRRTFEDCNKVRLILESHRVVFDERDVALHGEFRQELKELLGEEEDASVPRLFVKGRYIGGVEEVVNLNETSRLGRILNRARVERGVGRLGCEGCGGARFVPCFDCGGSCKVVNGDVKERCPKCNENGLIHCPICD from the exons ATGGGTTGCGCCTCATCGAAAAGAATAGAGGCTACCGTCGACGTCTACCGTCCACCGCCGACGAGCTTCGCCGTCTTTGATATCAACTCTATCGAAGAGCCTTGGCTCAAAGCGGGCAATAACAAG GTAGAAGATGAGGAGGAACAAGAAGAGAAACAACTTGCAATAATACCACAACCAATTCTTGCAAAATTCAATGCAAATATTGATGAGAATCCTCGTTCATGGGATGAAGTTAGCAAAGCTTTAGAAGATATTAAACCAACCCTACAAAATCCTCCACCACTAAAATCACCTAAAAAACCTCTCCTCGCACTCCCCGCGCCGCCGCCGCCGCCAGCCGCCGAAGATGGCGGCGCTTCCCCTAAAAGGAGACTTCCAAGAAAAAGCTTTTCCTTTCATACCCTTGAAGAACTTGAATCCAACATTTCATCCAAAGGTTCAAAAAAACCTAatgagttgaagaaaactgagTCCATGCCTACTTATGAAGAATATAAAAAGTTGCAAAAGTTTGGtaataaaacagtgaaaaatgAGTCACAAATTGTGGTTCATACGGGGAATGTACAACAAAAGATAGAATCTGAAGGGTACAAGCCAGTGAAAGAGAATATATTTTTGTTAAGAGACAAAatggaaagagaaaaagaagggaAAGTTCCAACTTTCATAAAATTTGACCCTTTAAGTGATTACCCCGAAAAGTGTCCGCCACATGGCGAGGATTCATTGGTTGTCTACACGACATCACTTGGCGGTGTGCGTCGTACATTCGAGGATTGTAACAAAGTGAGGCTAATCCTGGAATCACACCGGGTGGTTTTCGACGAGCGCGACGTGGCGTTGCACGGTGAGTTTCGTCAGGAATTGAAAGAGCTTctaggagaagaagaagacgcGAGCGTGCCGAGGTTGTTTGTTAAAGGAAGGTATATTGGTGGAGTAGAGGAAGTAGTGAACTTGAACGAGACGAGTCGACTGGGGAGAATACTGAATCGGGCGAGAGTAGAGAGGGGTGTGGGGAGGTTAGGGTGTGAAGGGTGTGGAGGGGCTAGGTTTGTGCCATGTTTTGATTGTGGAGGAAGTTGCAAAGTTGTGAATGGGGATGTTAAGGAAAGATGTCCAAAGTGTAACGAAAATGGTTTGATTCATTGCCCTATTTGCGATTGA
- the LOC104221950 gene encoding F-box protein SKIP8 isoform X1: MDISFFSGAVTFICCVFTAAAILTRRSNSKSKSVPTNGRDNSRNCACGSGGGGSFEMVEKVSVTVAAGEKQTGASMMEQLVPEITTHALSYLDYPSLCRLSMTNSLMRKAANDDNAWKALYHKDFTLEQDSMTPINGWKAYYAATRAIMNVNAEFFKIIKERSLPAMERFWLNADYVKCFHASGEYFTGYNAVMGSWQLAFNWEQNVDFEIRDVRARVMTDAAWVTMKAYLNMGSGNVTNVFEFHNGRWYMVHHHCSVMLIHGGAGQQVVHG, encoded by the exons ATGGATATTAGCTTCTTCTCCGGCGCCGTCACGTTTATCTGTTGCGTTTTCACCGCCGCCGCTATTTTAACACGCCGATcaaattcaaaatcaaaatcaGTTCCGACGAACGGCAGAGATAATTCTCGTAATTGTGCGTGTGGCAGTGGTGGAGGAGGAAGTTTCGAAATGGTGGAGAAGGTTAGTGTGACAGTGGCGGCGGGAGAGAAGCAGACAGGGGCGTCGATGATGGAGCAGCTAGTTCCGGAGATCACGACGCACGCGTTGAGCTATTTGGATTATCCGAGTCTTTGTAGGCTTTCTATGACGAATTCACTAATGAGGAAAGCTGCAAATGATGATAATGCCTGGAAAGCTCTCTATCATAAG GATTTCACATTGGAGCAGGATTCTATGACTCCAATCAATGGATGGAAGGCTTACTATGCCGCTACAAGAGCCATTATGAATGTCAATGCTGAgttttttaaaatcattaaagaaAGATCACTCCCAGCTATGGAACGTTTTTGGCTCAATGCAGATTATGTGAAGTGTTTTCATGCCTCTGGGGAGTACTTTACAGG TTATAATGCAGTCATGGGCAGCTGGCAGCTGGCTTTTAACTGGGAGCAAAATGTTGACTTCGAGATTAGAGACGTAAGGGCAAGGGTAATGACAGATGCGGCTTGGGTGACTATGAAAGCGTATCTTAATATGGGTTCAGGTAATGTGACTAACGTGTTTGAGTTCCATAACGGGAGATGGTACATGGTGCATCATCATTGCTCAGTGATGCTCATTCATGGAGGTGCAGGGCAACAAGTTGTGCATGGATAG
- the LOC104221950 gene encoding F-box protein SKIP8 isoform X2 encodes MDISFFSGAVTFICCVFTAAAILTRRSNSKSKSVPTNGRDNSRNCACGSGGGGSFEMVEKVSVTVAAGEKQTGASMMEQLVPEITTHALSYLDYPSLCRLSMTNSLMRKAANDDNAWKALYHKDFTLEQDSMTPINGWKAYYAATRAIMNVNAEFFKIIKERSLPAMERFWLNADYVKCFHASGEYFTGYNAVMGSWQLAFNWEQNVDFEIRDVRARVMTDAAWVTMKAYLNMGSGQQVVHG; translated from the exons ATGGATATTAGCTTCTTCTCCGGCGCCGTCACGTTTATCTGTTGCGTTTTCACCGCCGCCGCTATTTTAACACGCCGATcaaattcaaaatcaaaatcaGTTCCGACGAACGGCAGAGATAATTCTCGTAATTGTGCGTGTGGCAGTGGTGGAGGAGGAAGTTTCGAAATGGTGGAGAAGGTTAGTGTGACAGTGGCGGCGGGAGAGAAGCAGACAGGGGCGTCGATGATGGAGCAGCTAGTTCCGGAGATCACGACGCACGCGTTGAGCTATTTGGATTATCCGAGTCTTTGTAGGCTTTCTATGACGAATTCACTAATGAGGAAAGCTGCAAATGATGATAATGCCTGGAAAGCTCTCTATCATAAG GATTTCACATTGGAGCAGGATTCTATGACTCCAATCAATGGATGGAAGGCTTACTATGCCGCTACAAGAGCCATTATGAATGTCAATGCTGAgttttttaaaatcattaaagaaAGATCACTCCCAGCTATGGAACGTTTTTGGCTCAATGCAGATTATGTGAAGTGTTTTCATGCCTCTGGGGAGTACTTTACAGG TTATAATGCAGTCATGGGCAGCTGGCAGCTGGCTTTTAACTGGGAGCAAAATGTTGACTTCGAGATTAGAGACGTAAGGGCAAGGGTAATGACAGATGCGGCTTGGGTGACTATGAAAGCGTATCTTAATATGGGTTCAG GGCAACAAGTTGTGCATGGATAG
- the LOC104221965 gene encoding uncharacterized protein, protein MSSITTMATGGSSSVFLSIPTPPSQKIPVLSHKQLSFTNNNYWSTLFLSRGNCSLESYPFLCFSSTSSTPLVTEEEKEEVKESGSNDDVLPASISQESTSVLPPGACQACGREEIERGCNGEGRIQGGIATIPGFGWWPIKAYRPCPAFVASGGRYRRFGQSMDEVVSGSGRGGRASSAGTDAEVQSSKKKNGSSRSTS, encoded by the exons ATGAGCTCCATCACCACCATGGCCACCGGCGGGAGCAGCTCCGTTTTTCTATCTATCCCAACACCACCATCACAAAAAATACCAGTTTTATCACACAAACAACTTTCTTTCACTAACAACAATTACTGGTCTACATTGTTCTTAAGTCGGGGTAATTGTTCGTTAGAATCTTATCCTTTTCTCTGTTTTTCTTCCACATCGTCAACTCCTCTTGttacagaagaagaaaaagaagaagttaaagaAAGTGGGTCAAATGATGATGTTCTTCCAGCTTCGATAAGCCAAGAATCTACTTCAGTTTTACCTCCCGG GGCATGTCAGGCCTGTGGGAGAGAGGAGATTGAAAGAGGATGTAATGGCGAGGGACGGATACAAGGAGGGATTGCAACAATTCCAGGTTTTGGTTGGTGGCCAATAAAGGCTTACAGGCCTTGCCCTGCTTTTGTTGCTTCGGGTGGTAGGTACAGAAGGTTTGGGCAAAGCATGGATGAAGTTGTTTCTGGCTCTGGGAGAGGAGGTAGAGCTAGTTCCGCGGGTACTGATGCTGAGGTTCAATCAAG CAAGAAAAAGAACGGATCAAGCAGATCGACGAGCTAA